CATATCGCCTGGAGCGCGACAGCTCTGCTGGATGAACAGAACGAAGTGGCCTTTATCATCGCCACCGGTATCGACGTTACCTTGCAGCGTGAAGCCGAGGCGACTCTGCGTGAGAGCGAAGCAAGGTATCGGCAGTTGATTGAGGGCTCGCTCGGTATGGTGTTTACCCATGCCGAGGATGGAACGCTGATCAGCCTGAATCGTTACGGCGCGGAGAGCCTCGGATACAGCATCGATGAGATGGTGGGCAAGCCGTTGGCGGACTTTGTTCCGGCCGACGAAGTGGATGCAGTGGAGGCGTACCTGCAGGCGGTCTGCACCAGCGGAGAAGCCCAGGGAGAGCTGCGCTTGTGTCACCGTAATGAGGAAGTGCGAGTCCTCACCTACAGGAACCGGCTGATTGAGACTGAAGGCCGGCCGTACTACGTTCTCGGCTTCGGTGTGGATATTACCGAGAAGGTACGAGCGGAAGAGCGTCTGCGTGCACTGCGCCGTCAGAGCGATTCGATCCTGGCCAGCGTTGGTGACGGCATTCTGGGTATCGATCTGGCAGGCACAATCACTGTGGTCAACCCCGCCGGAGCGCAGATTCTCGGCTACAAGCCGCAGGATCTGCTCGGACGAAACCTGCATGAAACCATCCACCATACCCGTGTGGATGGATCTCCCGAGCCGGCGGAGGGATCGAAGATCCAGGAAGCGGTCCATCTCTCAGAGCCGGTTCGTGTCAGCGACGAGATCTTCTGGCAGAAGGACGGCACACACGTTCCAGTGGATTACGTCGCAACGCCGTTGCTGGATGAAGGCGAGGCCGTCGGTGTCGTGGTAGCGTTCACTGATACCACCGCGCGGCGCGAACTCGACCAGATGAAGGACGAGTTTGTCTCGACCGTCTCGCACGAATTGCGTACGCCGCTTACGTCACTGCGCGCGGCACTGGGGATGGTCGCCAGCGGCGTGCTAACGTCTCGACCGGAAAAAGCGCAGCAGATGCTGGATATCGCCGTCGGCAACACGGACCGGCTGATCAATCTCGTCAACGACATTCTGGAGTTGGAACGTATTGGTAGCGGCAAGGCAGAACTGCATCAGTCCAACGTGTCCGTCGGCGACTTGTGTCATCGTGCCGCGGAGCTGCAGCAGACATCGGCAGCAAAGGCAGGGATTGGATTCCGCTTTCAAGCAGAGAATGTTTTTGCCTGGGCTGATCCGGATCGCATACTGCAGTTGCTGACGAACCTGATCTCCAATGCCATCAAGTTTTCGCCTGCGGAAAGTGAAATATTTCTTGCTGCCACGTATGAAGCGGATGGTGAGGTTTGCGTCGCTGTTCACGATCAGGGTCGTGGTATTCCCGCGGATAAGCTGGATCTGATCTTCGAGCGCTTTCAGCAGGTGGATGCTTCGGATTCTCGGGCTAAGGGAGGAACCGGCCTGGGGTTGGCCATCTGCAAATCCATCGTGCAACAGCATGGCGGTGAGATCTGGGTGGAGAGCGAGCTGGGACGGGGATCGACGTTCTATTTCACGTTGCCCAGCCGGCCCAGCAGCAATCTGCGATGACGCATATCTCTGAGATTCGCATCAAAATGATGTCATCCTGAACCAAGTGAAAGCCCAGCATTTTCAATGCTTCGGACAGCAACACCCTTCACCGTTTATGGCGCGAACTTTAGGAAACGCGCTCTAGCGCTTACTTTGCGTTGCCCGGCTTGGGCAACGCGCAGCACTCGCCGGCGATAGGCGCATCGTTGGCACTTGCATCCATCGCGACCTTCCATTCGCCGTTGATCTTTTTCCAGATGGTGATGTAGCGGCCTTCCACAACGATGGGCTGGCCGTTCTTATCTTTGGAGTGCCCTTCGTAATGTCCCCAGGTAAAACCCATGTCGCCGCTTGGGCCCATCTGCGCGCCCTGGGGCTGCCAGGTTAGCTGATAGTCCTTAGGGTCCCACGTTGCCTGCTCGCCAATCGCAAGCTTGCCGAAGGTAGCGGCACGTCCGTTGTTCAATATCACGGCATCATCGGCGAACCAGCTCGCGAAGGCTTTGCCGCCGCCCTTCTCGACGGCTTGATTGAAGCGGCCTTCCAGCTCCATCAGGAAGACCACTCCCGGTGACAGGGTCGGCGTTGTCAAGGGGCTTTGCGCCTGCTGGTTCGGCTGATTGTTCTGCCCGAAGCCCAGTTGCGCGGTGGCAGCGTGGGTAGCCACGGCGGTCACGGCCACCCAAAGC
This genomic window from Terriglobus albidus contains:
- a CDS encoding PAS domain S-box protein; translation: MKSSLIRDEQLRLRALEQYEILDTPADSALDDISRLAAQICNTPAAAIGLLDTNRIWFKSHPDWETPELARNAFPGDETLQDANVYEIPDLSRNKRFGANGIAFGEATYRFYAGAPLTTPDGARIGLLCVLDTVPRALNDQQVEALEVLARQIVTRLELSTRMRSMDRASRTRQRVETALTVERNFVSAVLDTVGALVAVLDTAGRVVRFNRACEIISGYQVSDLIGQHLWEKLIPEEDIEDAIATFESIARGNFPTTFENFWQTRDGSMRHIAWSATALLDEQNEVAFIIATGIDVTLQREAEATLRESEARYRQLIEGSLGMVFTHAEDGTLISLNRYGAESLGYSIDEMVGKPLADFVPADEVDAVEAYLQAVCTSGEAQGELRLCHRNEEVRVLTYRNRLIETEGRPYYVLGFGVDITEKVRAEERLRALRRQSDSILASVGDGILGIDLAGTITVVNPAGAQILGYKPQDLLGRNLHETIHHTRVDGSPEPAEGSKIQEAVHLSEPVRVSDEIFWQKDGTHVPVDYVATPLLDEGEAVGVVVAFTDTTARRELDQMKDEFVSTVSHELRTPLTSLRAALGMVASGVLTSRPEKAQQMLDIAVGNTDRLINLVNDILELERIGSGKAELHQSNVSVGDLCHRAAELQQTSAAKAGIGFRFQAENVFAWADPDRILQLLTNLISNAIKFSPAESEIFLAATYEADGEVCVAVHDQGRGIPADKLDLIFERFQQVDASDSRAKGGTGLGLAICKSIVQQHGGEIWVESELGRGSTFYFTLPSRPSSNLR
- a CDS encoding YybH family protein; this encodes MRRSFLLLWVAVTAVATHAATAQLGFGQNNQPNQQAQSPLTTPTLSPGVVFLMELEGRFNQAVEKGGGKAFASWFADDAVILNNGRAATFGKLAIGEQATWDPKDYQLTWQPQGAQMGPSGDMGFTWGHYEGHSKDKNGQPIVVEGRYITIWKKINGEWKVAMDASANDAPIAGECCALPKPGNAK